In a single window of the Pseudogemmatithrix spongiicola genome:
- a CDS encoding ATP-binding protein, with protein sequence MTVDHQLTSLARTLRRTSRWIAGSVAVASLWFLLLWLRGKGLEIAFSGAQVPTAPATALVALLLALGIIARARPHQEDPSLAAGLLPAVALALALSFGIAYVAGVELVLERWLAGPALMRDGVPLGRISVITATLFSVIALALLVGQSRRAEYEGAIAAIALSASFVILQGYVLGAPLLYGSKTIPVAAPSAILLWLLALATLLRTDPTHWPLRVLLPTGRIGVLPSPRNFVWLALLFAAVVGSSGYFWYVSQREEAERRAVATLRTVADLKAGEIALWYEGIRTTVMALSNVPIDAAVLAAARAPGSDQRRQTLLAWIRALRTENDFEVVALVSPTGERLLYDAAPDARPVTLLDTQYRTLAGDSVHVTPVYASGAAIRRTFWVPLHGGGTVRGAPSAWVAFIVAVDRALYPRLADFPAEYRTGDFSLWRVEADSVRLLSLPQDADIKPLALTLPLDSATQADVFDPLNSEAGYEGPGFTAQTIRAVQREVPGTPWQLVAKVDADELRAPVLAAALRATALSLFFLIGAAALTYALWYRRDLARAQRELTLLDLRERDRKEIEASEQRYARAMRGTTDGLWDMNMVTGEAYVSPRWREIARIPDESAIKSESDFLDFIHPDDVPLQQQAMRDHLERGLPYDLELRLRPQPDLPTRWIRTRAEIERDADGNPIWMSGAITDVTARRATEAALQRTARLLRVRTAVNQAIVRAEDEDALLRMICEILVHDGSYRMAWIGRRDDDAERHVTPVAIAGEERGYLTENPVTWGDDPRGQGPTGRCIRSGQPQVAQRLLTEANYGPWREAARQRGLESSISIPLIIDGAIFGALMIYAGEPDAFVGDEYDLLTALAMDVAFGIGALRNDRSLREQREQLTLFRQAIDRSADAIFVADVATGKFVDFNHACLHQLGYTAQELAAVGPSDIVVDLDARGGLRAVADGVRAAGGIVRTSLHRRKDGQEVPVEVALSVLDLGTRTLVLGIARDISDRLKADADRDELQHMLNRAQKMESVGRLAGGVAHDFNNLLTVINATAELALSEVPADSPLRNDLQEIRASGERAAALTRQLLAFSRQQVLKRESLNLNDVVSGFLTLLSRVLGEDIHVEVRLGREVPHIHADKNQLEQVLMNLCVNARDAMPRGGTLTIGSGIAEVDEVHAARREGMTPGRYATLSVTDTGIGMDKATQAKIFEPFFTTKETGRGTGLGLSTVYGIVKQSGGSVYVYSELGAGTTFRIYLPITEDEAAEHPSGKRAAPTTGHETVLIVEDEESIRMVARRVLQRAGYTVLEAESGAAALQLLAAHEGPLHLVMTDLVMPGMSGIELATELRRQRPGLKMLFTSGYSAEAVSDQFVHEGEWNFISKPYGLRELTNEIRRVLDS encoded by the coding sequence GTGACCGTCGACCACCAGCTCACCAGTCTCGCGCGTACGCTGCGGCGCACCTCTCGGTGGATTGCCGGCAGTGTCGCGGTGGCGAGCCTGTGGTTCCTGCTCCTGTGGTTGCGTGGGAAGGGTCTGGAGATCGCCTTTTCGGGCGCCCAGGTCCCCACGGCGCCGGCCACCGCGCTCGTCGCGCTGCTCCTCGCGCTCGGCATCATCGCGCGCGCCCGGCCGCATCAAGAAGATCCATCCCTTGCGGCAGGTCTCCTGCCGGCAGTGGCCCTCGCCCTCGCGCTGTCGTTCGGGATCGCGTATGTCGCGGGCGTGGAGCTTGTGCTCGAGCGGTGGCTCGCCGGACCGGCCCTGATGCGTGACGGTGTGCCGCTCGGCCGCATCTCAGTGATCACGGCAACGCTCTTCTCCGTCATCGCGCTCGCGCTGCTGGTGGGCCAGTCGCGGCGCGCCGAGTACGAGGGCGCCATCGCCGCCATCGCGCTCTCCGCGTCGTTCGTCATCCTGCAGGGATACGTGCTCGGGGCGCCATTGCTGTACGGCAGCAAGACGATTCCCGTCGCCGCACCGTCGGCAATACTGCTCTGGCTCCTCGCCCTTGCCACGCTGCTGCGCACCGATCCGACGCACTGGCCGCTGCGCGTACTCCTCCCCACGGGCCGCATCGGCGTGCTGCCGTCGCCGCGGAACTTCGTGTGGCTCGCGCTCCTCTTCGCCGCGGTGGTGGGCAGCTCCGGCTACTTCTGGTACGTCTCCCAGCGCGAGGAGGCCGAACGCCGCGCGGTTGCGACGTTGCGTACCGTCGCCGACCTCAAGGCCGGCGAGATCGCGCTGTGGTACGAGGGCATTCGCACGACGGTCATGGCGCTGAGCAACGTGCCCATCGACGCCGCTGTCCTCGCGGCGGCGCGCGCCCCGGGGTCCGACCAGCGGCGGCAGACCTTGCTCGCGTGGATTCGCGCGCTGCGGACGGAGAACGACTTCGAGGTGGTCGCGTTGGTGAGCCCGACGGGGGAGCGGCTGCTCTACGATGCCGCTCCGGATGCCCGCCCCGTGACATTGCTCGACACGCAGTATCGGACGCTGGCCGGGGACTCGGTGCACGTCACGCCCGTGTACGCATCGGGCGCGGCGATCCGCCGCACGTTCTGGGTCCCCTTGCACGGCGGCGGGACCGTGCGCGGCGCGCCATCGGCGTGGGTCGCCTTCATCGTCGCGGTGGACCGCGCCCTGTACCCGCGCCTCGCCGACTTCCCCGCTGAGTACCGCACCGGCGACTTCTCGCTTTGGCGTGTCGAGGCCGACTCCGTCCGGCTCCTCTCGCTGCCGCAGGATGCCGACATCAAGCCGCTTGCGCTGACGCTGCCGCTCGACAGCGCCACGCAGGCGGATGTCTTCGATCCGCTGAACTCCGAGGCCGGTTACGAGGGCCCGGGATTCACCGCCCAGACCATCCGTGCCGTGCAACGGGAGGTGCCCGGCACGCCGTGGCAGTTGGTGGCGAAGGTCGATGCCGACGAACTGCGGGCGCCGGTGCTCGCTGCCGCGCTGCGCGCGACGGCCCTCTCGCTCTTCTTCCTCATCGGCGCCGCCGCGCTGACCTATGCGCTGTGGTACCGCCGCGACCTCGCCCGTGCGCAGCGTGAGCTGACGCTGCTCGACTTGCGCGAGCGCGACCGCAAGGAGATCGAGGCCTCCGAGCAGCGCTACGCCCGCGCGATGCGCGGCACGACCGACGGCCTGTGGGACATGAACATGGTCACCGGCGAGGCATACGTCTCTCCGCGCTGGCGCGAGATCGCGCGCATCCCCGACGAGTCGGCCATCAAGTCAGAGTCGGACTTTCTTGACTTCATCCATCCGGACGACGTCCCACTCCAGCAGCAGGCCATGCGCGACCACTTGGAGCGTGGACTACCCTACGACCTCGAACTGCGCCTCCGGCCCCAGCCGGACTTGCCCACGCGCTGGATCCGGACCCGCGCCGAGATCGAGCGCGACGCCGACGGGAACCCGATCTGGATGTCGGGTGCCATCACGGATGTCACGGCGCGACGCGCCACCGAAGCGGCGCTGCAGCGCACCGCCCGACTGCTGCGCGTGCGCACGGCCGTCAATCAGGCCATCGTGCGTGCCGAGGACGAGGACGCACTGCTGCGCATGATCTGCGAGATCCTCGTGCACGACGGCAGCTACCGCATGGCCTGGATCGGCCGGCGCGACGACGATGCCGAGCGGCATGTCACGCCCGTCGCCATCGCCGGCGAGGAGCGGGGCTACCTCACGGAGAATCCCGTGACCTGGGGCGACGACCCGCGAGGCCAGGGGCCCACCGGGCGGTGCATTCGCAGCGGCCAACCCCAAGTGGCCCAGCGCTTGCTCACCGAGGCCAACTACGGCCCATGGCGGGAGGCCGCCAGGCAGCGAGGACTTGAGTCGTCCATCTCGATCCCGCTCATCATCGACGGCGCGATCTTCGGGGCCCTGATGATCTACGCCGGCGAGCCGGATGCGTTCGTCGGCGACGAGTACGACTTGCTGACGGCACTGGCGATGGACGTCGCCTTCGGCATCGGCGCGCTGCGCAACGATCGATCGCTGCGCGAACAGCGCGAACAGCTCACCCTGTTCCGTCAGGCCATCGATCGCTCCGCCGATGCCATCTTCGTGGCCGATGTGGCCACCGGAAAGTTCGTGGACTTCAACCACGCGTGCCTGCATCAATTGGGGTACACCGCCCAGGAACTTGCCGCGGTCGGGCCCTCGGACATCGTCGTGGACCTCGACGCTCGCGGCGGACTGCGAGCCGTGGCCGATGGTGTGCGCGCCGCAGGCGGCATCGTGCGCACCTCGCTGCATCGGCGCAAGGACGGCCAGGAGGTGCCCGTCGAGGTCGCCCTCTCCGTGCTCGACCTCGGCACCCGCACGCTGGTCCTCGGCATCGCCCGCGACATCTCCGACCGCCTCAAGGCGGATGCCGACCGCGACGAGCTGCAGCACATGCTCAATCGCGCGCAGAAGATGGAATCCGTCGGCCGCCTCGCCGGCGGTGTCGCGCACGACTTCAACAACCTGCTCACCGTCATCAACGCAACCGCCGAGCTGGCGCTCAGCGAGGTCCCGGCCGACAGTCCGCTGCGCAACGACCTGCAGGAGATCCGCGCGTCCGGCGAGCGCGCGGCGGCGCTCACACGGCAACTCCTCGCCTTCAGCCGGCAGCAGGTCCTCAAGCGCGAATCGCTCAATCTCAACGACGTCGTCTCGGGATTCCTCACCCTGCTGAGCCGCGTGCTCGGTGAGGACATCCACGTCGAGGTCCGCCTCGGCCGGGAAGTGCCGCACATCCACGCCGACAAGAACCAACTCGAGCAGGTGTTGATGAATCTCTGCGTGAACGCCCGCGATGCCATGCCGCGCGGCGGCACGCTCACCATCGGCAGCGGCATCGCAGAGGTCGACGAAGTGCACGCCGCGCGCCGCGAAGGCATGACACCGGGTCGCTATGCCACGCTCTCGGTCACCGATACCGGCATCGGCATGGACAAGGCCACGCAGGCCAAGATCTTCGAGCCGTTCTTCACGACCAAGGAGACCGGCCGTGGCACCGGCCTGGGGCTCTCGACGGTGTACGGCATCGTCAAGCAGAGCGGCGGGAGCGTCTACGTGTACTCGGAGCTCGGCGCGGGAACGACGTTCCGCATCTACTTGCCGATCACCGAGGATGAGGCCGCCGAGCACCCCTCGGGCAAGCGCGCCGCGCCGACAACCGGCCACGAGACCGTCCTCATCGTCGAGGATGAGGAATCGATCCGCATGGTCGCCCGCCGCGTGCTGCAACGCGCCGGCTACACCGTGCTCGAGGCAGAGTCGGGCGCCGCGGCGCTCCAGCTCCTTGCCGCGCACGAGGGGCCCCTCCACCTCGTCATGACGGACCTCGTGATGCCGGGCATGAGCGGCATCGAGCTGGCCACCGAGCTTAGGCGCCAGCGGCCGGGGCTCAAGATGCTCTTCACCTCCGGCTACTCCGCCGAGGCGGTCTCAGATCAGTTCGTCCACGAGGGCGAGTGGAACTTCATCAGCAAGCCCTACGGCCTGCGCGAGCTGACCAACGAGATCCGGCGCGTCCTCGACAGCTGA